A window of Desulfovibrio desulfuricans DSM 642 contains these coding sequences:
- a CDS encoding site-specific integrase → MEDLPTHEELQRLLQHALDEVLNEPNKSLVAPDEIRRRLNGYLRFLLDADAQSDEGRPIAHELDQNGSVIASIGLDTAMLESAIEQQRQLNSFDGVEDWLPLSIMEMIAEQVFDRREIGHDNVMALAKSYMAMQVTFKRIQAARVSGDYGPEQAFYSAESTPYPRSTTVPAPVSTPIEKHPQPSLLLSELMERYSSTRLSDGAWKEHSVKDHLSRLQNILDILGDKDAASVTREEMRMVRDTLRKLPPSRKKSPKYRNKSIAELLAMPHAATISVKTVNIIVEAISGMYEWAIREQLLAINPAKGLSIRDPQPDVEKRDPLTPEDIKTVFFSGDYKPSAFTKPAYYWVPLIGLYTGMRLEEICQLHCEDIFQDPEGIWIFDIKESSNDGLNDKILKNKNSRRFVPIHNDLIELGLLRLREKLVGHRECRLFPELKKTPSSPKYGKQVGKTFSRRLEKKKIKGAKSFHSLRHSFSQFFKVRNLHNDMFRQIFGHEIAELAGRQYGERFSAKQCLSLISMINFQEQ, encoded by the coding sequence ATGGAAGACCTACCAACGCACGAAGAACTCCAGCGTCTGCTTCAACATGCGCTGGATGAGGTTCTCAATGAACCCAACAAAAGTCTGGTGGCACCGGATGAAATTCGCAGGCGCTTGAACGGCTACCTCCGGTTCCTTCTAGATGCTGACGCACAGTCGGACGAGGGGCGGCCTATTGCGCACGAGCTAGACCAGAATGGTTCGGTAATAGCGTCGATTGGCCTCGACACGGCCATGCTTGAATCTGCCATAGAGCAACAACGCCAGCTGAATTCATTTGACGGAGTTGAAGATTGGCTTCCCCTGAGCATTATGGAAATGATTGCTGAGCAGGTGTTTGATCGCAGAGAGATTGGGCACGACAACGTCATGGCCTTGGCGAAGTCATATATGGCCATGCAGGTGACGTTTAAAAGAATTCAGGCGGCGCGGGTCAGTGGCGACTATGGGCCAGAGCAGGCGTTCTATAGCGCCGAGAGCACTCCCTACCCTCGTTCCACTACTGTGCCTGCCCCGGTTTCCACACCGATTGAAAAACACCCGCAGCCTTCGCTTTTACTCAGCGAACTGATGGAACGATATTCATCTACCCGCCTATCAGATGGCGCGTGGAAAGAGCATTCTGTCAAAGATCACCTCAGCCGCCTGCAAAATATCCTTGATATACTGGGTGACAAAGACGCGGCATCTGTCACTCGCGAAGAGATGCGCATGGTTCGCGACACCCTACGCAAATTGCCTCCTTCGAGAAAGAAAAGTCCAAAGTACAGAAACAAAAGTATTGCTGAGCTTCTTGCAATGCCCCACGCTGCAACCATTTCCGTTAAGACCGTAAACATAATCGTTGAAGCCATATCAGGCATGTATGAATGGGCAATTCGTGAACAGTTGCTGGCCATCAACCCTGCCAAGGGCCTGAGCATTCGCGACCCTCAACCTGACGTTGAAAAGCGTGATCCGCTTACCCCTGAAGACATTAAAACCGTTTTTTTCAGCGGGGATTACAAGCCCTCAGCATTTACCAAACCGGCCTACTACTGGGTGCCCCTTATCGGCCTATACACGGGAATGCGGCTTGAGGAAATTTGCCAGCTTCACTGTGAAGACATTTTCCAGGATCCCGAGGGGATTTGGATCTTTGACATCAAGGAATCTTCAAATGATGGACTTAACGACAAGATTCTAAAAAACAAAAACTCACGGCGGTTTGTGCCGATACATAATGATCTGATTGAGTTGGGCTTACTGCGCCTTCGAGAAAAGCTTGTAGGTCATAGAGAGTGCCGCCTGTTCCCAGAACTCAAAAAAACACCATCATCGCCCAAATATGGCAAGCAGGTGGGGAAAACGTTTAGCCGACGACTGGAAAAGAAAAAGATTAAAGGCGCCAAGAGCTTTCACTCACTACGCCACTCGTTCTCTCAATTTTTTAAGGTCAGAAACCTGCATAATGACATGTTCCGCCAGATCTTCGGGCACGAGATCGCAGAGCTGGCAGGTCGGCAATATGGGGAGCGGTTCAGCGCTAAGCAATGCTTGAGCCTTATTTCTATGATAAATTTTCAGGAGCAGTAG
- the flgF gene encoding flagellar basal-body rod protein FlgF — MQAGMFSGLFAALTTEHRMNFIANNLANVNTRGYKRETLAFKDTMPTFAFDEIREPILNLKSTPLFPEPMNAARVRVAVSHTDFSQGSMQYTGNDLDVAINGDNAFFRVTTPTGQYLTRSGAFVLNGDGVLMTPQGYAVQGAGGVINVPAGTRHLQISGDGQILADGNVIDQLALVSVNNPQNLEKMGGNLFRPRDGVQIVEGNAYDNGARVEQGFTEAANVEVVSEMVNMIEVQRQFEAYQKVMQTSDTLDRAANEKVGRRQG; from the coding sequence ATGCAAGCAGGCATGTTTAGCGGACTTTTTGCCGCGCTGACCACAGAACACCGCATGAATTTCATCGCCAATAATTTGGCGAACGTGAACACGCGCGGCTACAAGCGGGAAACGCTGGCGTTCAAGGACACCATGCCCACCTTTGCCTTTGACGAGATTCGGGAGCCGATTTTGAACCTCAAGTCTACGCCCCTGTTTCCCGAACCGATGAATGCCGCAAGGGTTCGCGTGGCCGTTTCGCACACAGATTTTTCGCAAGGATCCATGCAATATACCGGCAACGATCTTGATGTTGCCATTAACGGTGATAACGCCTTTTTCCGGGTCACTACGCCTACGGGGCAGTACCTCACGCGCAGCGGAGCCTTTGTGCTTAACGGCGATGGTGTCCTTATGACGCCGCAGGGCTACGCCGTGCAAGGCGCTGGCGGCGTCATCAACGTTCCGGCTGGTACGCGCCATTTGCAGATCAGCGGTGATGGTCAGATACTTGCCGATGGCAACGTTATTGACCAGTTGGCCCTGGTCAGCGTGAACAATCCGCAGAATCTTGAAAAAATGGGCGGCAATCTTTTTCGTCCGCGTGACGGAGTTCAGATTGTTGAAGGCAATGCCTACGACAATGGCGCGCGTGTCGAGCAGGGCTTTACGGAAGCCGCCAATGTGGAAGTCGTGTCCGAAATGGTCAACATGATCGAAGTGCAGCGCCAGTTTGAAGCCTATCAAAAGGTCATGCAGACCTCAGACACGCTGGATCGCGCTGCCAACGAAAAAGTGGGCCGCCGTCAGGGTTAA
- the flgG gene encoding flagellar basal-body rod protein FlgG, translating into MMRSLWTGATGMVAQQLNIDVISNNLANVNTTGFKKSRAEFEDLMYQTMRMAGAITEGDNRLPVGIQVGMGARPTAVHKFFTQGDFQNTGNTLDVAIEGDGFFQVDVNGELMYTRAGSFKLNQDGTVVTANGYILQPQFAVPAQTKTISISSSGHMAALDAQGQELAGAELPLYTFINPAGLDARGRNLYTPTEASGDATEGVPGTDNVGTLAQGFLEMSNVEVVDEMVNMIVGQRAYEVNSKSIQTSDSMLGIAVQLKRS; encoded by the coding sequence ATGATGCGATCGCTTTGGACAGGCGCCACCGGCATGGTGGCCCAGCAGCTCAATATCGACGTGATTTCCAACAACCTGGCCAACGTCAACACCACGGGCTTTAAAAAGAGCAGGGCCGAGTTTGAAGATCTCATGTACCAGACCATGCGTATGGCTGGCGCCATCACCGAGGGTGACAACCGCCTGCCTGTAGGTATCCAGGTCGGTATGGGCGCTCGTCCCACGGCTGTGCACAAGTTTTTTACGCAGGGTGATTTTCAGAACACCGGCAACACTCTGGACGTAGCCATTGAAGGCGACGGTTTTTTCCAGGTGGATGTGAACGGTGAACTCATGTACACGCGCGCCGGTTCCTTCAAGCTCAATCAGGACGGCACCGTGGTCACCGCCAACGGCTATATTCTGCAACCGCAGTTTGCCGTGCCCGCGCAAACCAAGACCATCTCCATTTCATCCTCCGGCCACATGGCGGCTCTGGATGCGCAGGGGCAGGAACTGGCCGGGGCCGAATTGCCGCTCTACACCTTCATCAATCCGGCGGGCCTTGATGCCCGCGGGCGCAACCTCTACACGCCCACCGAGGCTTCGGGTGATGCTACAGAAGGCGTACCCGGTACAGACAATGTGGGTACCCTGGCTCAGGGTTTTCTGGAAATGTCCAACGTGGAAGTTGTGGACGAAATGGTGAACATGATTGTGGGCCAGCGCGCCTATGAAGTGAACTCAAAGTCCATCCAGACATCAGACTCCATGCTGGGCATCGCTGTGCAGCTCAAGCGCAGCTAG
- the flgA gene encoding flagellar basal body P-ring formation chaperone FlgA, translated as MRFLQVIWAMRDGQVLPLRALLAAALVCCLWATASVAAPQGGVPSATWQDNDRNHRRSPNQIVTQLRTPQAQAGQMPLADDAQDQRAAKARNQLAAGEAPVAQDGQLNMLGPDDWRIKILSAAVTNSDMVLLGDIAVPLGQMGQDTWAQLRAQQLWPAPPEEGKPLQISHSRLSQALRQALGKEVAGRCILPSSLVIQRGGLVFHEEDLRSYVVKSLTPQLSAMPGQVELSDFRLPDYIFLAHAQQRVQLEPGKLSPGRVPLRFAVQEVDGNVLRRISGTVNLTLWITAPAASRPMNKGEALAAESVTFMKVNASQLRDLPWDGRGGPWQVNRALNTGEPILQSDLVSQLMVRRGDVVNLIYIKGNLRIATQAQALADGEPGATIAVRNLQTKKQVYAIVKDGSTVEIH; from the coding sequence ATGCGGTTTTTGCAGGTCATATGGGCAATGCGGGATGGTCAGGTGCTGCCTTTGCGCGCGCTTCTGGCTGCGGCTCTGGTGTGCTGCCTGTGGGCTACGGCTTCCGTGGCGGCTCCGCAGGGCGGCGTTCCCAGTGCCACCTGGCAGGATAATGACCGCAACCATCGCCGTTCGCCCAATCAGATAGTCACACAGTTGCGCACTCCCCAGGCGCAGGCAGGGCAAATGCCCCTTGCGGACGATGCGCAGGATCAGCGGGCCGCCAAGGCGCGCAACCAGCTTGCCGCAGGCGAAGCCCCCGTGGCGCAGGATGGACAACTGAACATGCTTGGCCCTGACGACTGGCGAATCAAAATCCTTTCAGCAGCGGTCACCAATTCAGATATGGTTTTGCTGGGTGATATTGCTGTCCCGCTGGGGCAGATGGGGCAGGATACCTGGGCGCAACTGCGCGCGCAGCAGCTTTGGCCTGCGCCTCCGGAAGAAGGCAAGCCCTTGCAGATCAGCCATTCTCGCCTTTCGCAGGCTTTGCGGCAGGCCTTGGGCAAGGAAGTTGCCGGGCGTTGCATTTTGCCATCTTCGCTGGTGATTCAGCGCGGGGGGCTGGTGTTTCATGAGGAAGACCTGCGTTCCTACGTGGTCAAAAGTCTGACACCACAATTGTCCGCCATGCCAGGGCAGGTGGAACTGAGCGATTTCCGGCTGCCGGATTACATTTTTTTGGCCCATGCGCAGCAGCGGGTGCAGCTTGAACCGGGCAAACTGTCGCCCGGCCGCGTGCCCTTGCGCTTTGCTGTGCAGGAAGTGGACGGCAACGTGCTTCGGCGCATTTCCGGCACGGTCAACCTCACGCTCTGGATAACGGCTCCTGCGGCATCGCGCCCCATGAACAAAGGGGAAGCCCTGGCGGCAGAGTCCGTCACCTTTATGAAGGTCAATGCCAGCCAGCTGCGTGATCTGCCGTGGGATGGGCGCGGCGGCCCCTGGCAGGTGAACCGTGCGCTGAATACCGGCGAGCCAATTTTACAGAGCGACCTTGTGAGCCAGTTGATGGTAAGGCGCGGCGATGTGGTCAACCTCATCTATATAAAGGGCAACCTGCGCATAGCCACGCAAGCCCAGGCCCTCGCCGACGGCGAACCGGGGGCCACCATTGCGGTACGGAATCTGCAAACCAAAAAACAGGTATACGCCATTGTCAAAGATGGCAGCACCGTGGAAATCCACTAG
- a CDS encoding flagellar basal body L-ring protein FlgH, translating into MQARYIIPVLALSYLFCVACGGSPTRRPALHPPVTPPQEYRQEANSANNPGSIFAASETDTLFEDSRARRVGDIVVVKLVENTKAQNKAETTANKKGSNDYEVSAMFNKDHAGFIPFVAVGPQPAVGLPILNTGSASGLTATGKTKRENYVTTSLATRVLRVLPGGLMEIEGAREIRVNEETEYMVVRGMIRSKDVSADNSVLSTQIADASIEYYGKGVLADKQKPGWFTRLMDNVWPF; encoded by the coding sequence ATGCAGGCACGATACATAATACCCGTTCTGGCGCTGAGCTATCTGTTCTGCGTCGCCTGCGGCGGCAGCCCAACCCGGCGACCTGCACTGCATCCGCCGGTAACACCGCCACAGGAATATCGGCAGGAGGCCAATTCGGCCAACAATCCGGGGTCGATTTTTGCCGCCAGCGAAACTGATACCCTTTTTGAAGACAGCCGCGCCCGGCGCGTCGGTGATATTGTTGTGGTCAAACTGGTGGAAAATACCAAGGCCCAGAATAAGGCGGAAACCACAGCCAACAAAAAAGGCTCCAACGATTACGAGGTTTCCGCCATGTTCAACAAGGATCACGCAGGCTTCATTCCCTTTGTCGCTGTGGGGCCGCAACCAGCGGTGGGCTTGCCCATCCTGAATACGGGGTCTGCCAGCGGTCTGACGGCCACGGGCAAGACCAAGCGTGAGAACTACGTGACCACCTCGCTGGCCACACGTGTGCTCCGGGTGTTGCCGGGCGGCCTGATGGAGATTGAGGGCGCGCGCGAAATCCGCGTCAACGAAGAAACAGAATACATGGTTGTGCGCGGCATGATCCGTTCCAAGGACGTAAGCGCCGACAACAGCGTCCTTTCCACCCAGATTGCGGACGCAAGCATTGAATATTACGGCAAGGGCGTTCTGGCCGACAAGCAGAAGCCCGGCTGGTTCACACGGCTTATGGATAACGTCTGGCCCTTCTAG
- a CDS encoding HpcH/HpaI aldolase family protein, with protein MTVHEIRARLAADKATVGTWLQLPSPDVAELMARAGYDWVAVDMEHGSFGRTGLPDVFRAIECGGAAPFARLGEASKTQIKAALEAGAQGLIFPMIESRAQLDRAIDLSVYPGQDTWRAAGETAPEYRGVGYCRANVFGKKFDEYRASRAPEIFLVAQIEHIRAVENLEAILAHPRLDAIMVGPYDLSGSMGLTGQFDHPDFKTAMARIAQGCAKAGARMGLHIVQPDPAELERQIAAGSRFIAYGIDSVFLWRAAERPNSGE; from the coding sequence ATGACTGTACATGAAATTCGTGCTCGGCTGGCGGCAGACAAGGCCACAGTTGGCACATGGCTGCAATTGCCCTCGCCTGACGTGGCCGAGCTTATGGCCCGCGCCGGTTATGACTGGGTTGCTGTTGATATGGAACACGGCTCTTTTGGCCGCACCGGGCTGCCGGATGTTTTCCGCGCTATTGAATGCGGTGGCGCGGCTCCTTTCGCGCGCCTTGGCGAAGCCAGCAAAACCCAGATCAAGGCCGCGCTGGAAGCCGGGGCTCAGGGGCTGATCTTCCCTATGATTGAAAGCCGCGCGCAGCTTGACCGGGCCATTGATCTTTCTGTGTACCCAGGGCAGGACACCTGGCGAGCTGCGGGGGAAACCGCGCCCGAATACCGCGGCGTGGGCTACTGCCGGGCTAACGTGTTTGGCAAAAAATTTGACGAGTACCGCGCCAGCCGCGCGCCCGAGATATTTTTGGTGGCCCAGATCGAGCACATTCGCGCGGTGGAAAATCTGGAGGCCATTCTGGCGCATCCCCGTCTGGACGCCATCATGGTCGGCCCCTACGATCTCTCCGGCTCCATGGGGCTTACGGGTCAGTTTGACCACCCGGACTTCAAAACTGCCATGGCGCGGATTGCCCAAGGTTGCGCCAAGGCAGGCGCGCGCATGGGCCTGCACATTGTGCAGCCTGACCCTGCGGAGCTTGAGCGGCAGATTGCCGCTGGCAGCCGTTTTATCGCGTATGGCATTGATTCGGTCTTTTTGTGGCGGGCGGCTGAACGCCCCAATTCGGGAGAATAA
- a CDS encoding NAD-dependent epimerase/dehydratase family protein — MNITVFGGSGFLGSHICDKLSEAGHAVTIVDLHPSSFLRPDQTMLAGNILDEETVNRAVAGADMVFNYAGIADIGEANNRPVDTARINVLGNVMVLEACRKAGVKRYVFASSLYVYGKSGGFYRCSKQACELYIENYQAMHNLPYTILRYGSLYGPRSDRRNAINRFVYEALANGAITYYGAPTALREYVHVDDASAATLAVLDPEFENQNIIISGNQPMRVGDLFKMIGEMLGKDLTINYLNDPNSGHYQVTPYAFMPKVGRKLVPPLTVDLGQGILRVMEEEHKELHPELASEGGYLVSTDD; from the coding sequence GTGAATATTACCGTCTTTGGCGGGTCCGGCTTTCTGGGCTCGCATATTTGCGACAAGCTTTCTGAAGCCGGGCATGCGGTCACCATTGTTGACCTGCATCCTTCATCCTTTTTGCGGCCCGACCAGACCATGCTTGCAGGCAATATTCTGGATGAAGAAACCGTCAACCGCGCTGTAGCCGGTGCGGACATGGTCTTCAACTACGCTGGTATTGCCGACATCGGCGAGGCCAATAACCGCCCGGTGGACACTGCGCGCATCAACGTGCTGGGCAATGTCATGGTGCTTGAGGCCTGCCGCAAGGCTGGCGTAAAGCGCTATGTTTTTGCCAGTTCCCTGTACGTGTACGGCAAGTCAGGCGGTTTTTACCGTTGCAGCAAGCAGGCCTGCGAACTGTATATCGAAAACTATCAGGCCATGCACAACCTGCCGTACACCATCCTGCGTTACGGCTCGCTGTACGGCCCGCGTTCCGACCGCCGCAACGCCATCAACAGGTTTGTTTACGAGGCGCTTGCCAACGGCGCCATTACCTACTACGGCGCGCCCACGGCCCTGCGCGAATACGTGCACGTGGACGATGCCTCGGCAGCCACCCTGGCCGTGCTTGATCCCGAGTTTGAAAACCAGAACATCATCATCTCTGGCAATCAGCCCATGCGCGTGGGCGATCTGTTCAAGATGATCGGTGAAATGCTCGGCAAGGACCTGACCATCAATTATCTGAATGATCCCAACAGCGGGCATTATCAGGTCACGCCTTATGCCTTTATGCCCAAGGTGGGCCGCAAGCTGGTGCCGCCGCTGACTGTTGATCTGGGGCAGGGCATCCTGCGCGTGATGGAAGAGGAACACAAGGAGCTGCACCCCGAGCTGGCGTCTGAGGGCGGATACCTCGTATCCACTGACGACTAA
- a CDS encoding 3-deoxy-manno-octulosonate cytidylyltransferase — MNIIAIIPARMGSSRYPGKPLALIHNVPMVGHVAFRTAMSKCLSATYVATCDEIIENYCKDAGLKSVMTGDHHVRCSTRTAEALLKIEAATGQKADIVVMVQGDEPMVRPEMIDAAVAPMLADPSINVVNLMADMDTLEEFEDPNEVKVVVDHFNNALYFSREPIPSRKKGSDKVPMRKQVCIIPFRRDYLLHFNEMPESPLEIYESVDMMRILEHGEKVHMVPTDCRSWSVDTPEDLARVARLMEGDDLMKEYRK, encoded by the coding sequence ATGAACATCATTGCCATCATTCCCGCGCGTATGGGTTCCAGCCGTTACCCCGGCAAACCGCTTGCCCTTATCCACAACGTTCCCATGGTGGGGCATGTGGCCTTTCGCACGGCCATGAGCAAGTGCCTTTCCGCCACCTATGTGGCCACCTGCGACGAGATCATTGAAAATTACTGCAAGGACGCCGGGCTCAAGAGCGTCATGACGGGCGACCATCACGTGCGCTGCTCCACGCGTACCGCTGAAGCCCTGCTGAAGATCGAAGCCGCCACCGGTCAGAAGGCCGACATCGTGGTCATGGTGCAGGGCGATGAACCCATGGTGCGCCCCGAAATGATCGATGCCGCCGTGGCCCCCATGCTGGCTGATCCTTCCATCAACGTGGTCAACCTCATGGCCGATATGGATACCCTTGAGGAATTTGAAGATCCCAACGAAGTCAAGGTCGTTGTGGACCACTTCAACAATGCGCTCTATTTCTCGCGTGAGCCCATTCCTTCGCGTAAAAAAGGTTCGGACAAGGTGCCCATGCGCAAGCAGGTCTGCATCATTCCCTTCCGCCGCGACTATCTGCTGCACTTCAACGAAATGCCCGAAAGCCCGCTGGAAATTTATGAATCCGTGGATATGATGCGCATTCTCGAGCACGGCGAAAAGGTGCACATGGTGCCCACCGACTGCCGATCGTGGAGCGTGGACACCCCTGAAGATCTGGCCCGCGTGGCCCGCCTCATGGAAGGTGATGATCTTATGAAGGAATACCGCAAGTAA
- a CDS encoding acyltransferase, which translates to MAGELNSTPAQGDKAADGSKSASAVGAQTHGAVAETSAPAGQSDQSEAKAAQPKPHAGPGLFSRVSAALEELWLASFAWIPTPLGLALRLFAWRWLFKSCGSARFGTGLSLAGCRNMRIGNGVRMGRGCFVTASDGDLVLHDCVALSPNVHVGADAGRIEIGAQTAVGPGTVIRAANHCIARQDVPIMHQGHVPGQIIIEEDVWIGANCVITPDVRIGRGAVVGAGAVVTRNVAPFSIVGGVPAKLIGMRGQGGQKHWD; encoded by the coding sequence ATGGCGGGCGAGCTTAATTCCACCCCTGCACAAGGGGACAAGGCCGCTGACGGTTCAAAAAGCGCAAGCGCCGTGGGGGCACAAACCCACGGCGCTGTCGCCGAAACTTCGGCACCGGCAGGGCAGTCTGACCAGTCCGAAGCCAAGGCCGCACAGCCAAAGCCGCATGCAGGGCCAGGGCTGTTCAGCCGGGTGTCGGCGGCGCTTGAAGAATTATGGCTGGCCAGCTTTGCCTGGATCCCCACGCCGTTGGGCCTTGCCTTGCGCCTGTTTGCCTGGCGGTGGCTTTTCAAAAGCTGCGGCTCGGCGCGTTTTGGCACGGGCTTGAGCCTTGCGGGCTGCCGCAACATGCGCATTGGCAACGGCGTGCGCATGGGGCGCGGCTGTTTTGTTACCGCCTCTGACGGCGACCTGGTGCTGCACGACTGCGTGGCCCTTTCCCCAAATGTGCACGTGGGGGCGGACGCGGGCCGCATAGAGATAGGCGCGCAAACCGCCGTGGGGCCCGGAACGGTTATCCGCGCGGCTAACCACTGCATTGCGCGTCAGGATGTGCCGATCATGCACCAGGGGCATGTTCCCGGTCAGATCATTATTGAAGAAGACGTGTGGATTGGCGCCAACTGCGTCATTACGCCAGATGTGCGCATTGGCCGAGGGGCTGTGGTGGGCGCTGGCGCGGTGGTCACGCGCAATGTGGCCCCCTTCAGTATTGTGGGCGGCGTTCCGGCCAAGCTTATCGGCATGCGCGGGCAGGGCGGTCAGAAGCACTGGGATTAA
- a CDS encoding HAD family hydrolase, whose amino-acid sequence MSLQCLVFDCDGVILDSVPVKTRAFGRLMEPFGPEARDRFLMYHKVHGGVSRYKKFEWFYEDVLGKTITPEESEELGNRFAEYVLDELRRCELIPGIQETLDSWRGKLPMFVCSGAPHEEVLAVLRERKLDGYFDAIHGSPPAKAVLLAQIVNRQKLDPADVLMVGDAPTDRDAAETVGTLFYGVGPELKGGSFPWGEDLTGLNAWIASRV is encoded by the coding sequence ATGTCACTGCAATGCCTTGTTTTTGACTGCGATGGCGTCATTCTTGACAGCGTGCCCGTGAAAACGCGGGCCTTTGGCCGTCTGATGGAACCGTTTGGCCCCGAGGCGCGCGACCGCTTTTTGATGTACCACAAGGTGCACGGCGGCGTGAGCCGTTACAAGAAGTTTGAGTGGTTTTATGAAGATGTGCTGGGCAAGACCATAACCCCCGAGGAATCAGAGGAACTTGGCAACCGCTTTGCCGAATATGTGCTGGACGAACTGCGCCGCTGCGAGCTGATACCCGGCATTCAGGAAACGCTTGATTCCTGGCGCGGCAAGCTGCCCATGTTTGTCTGCTCCGGCGCGCCGCACGAAGAAGTGCTGGCCGTGCTGCGCGAGCGCAAGCTGGATGGCTATTTTGACGCCATCCACGGCTCCCCGCCAGCCAAGGCCGTGCTGCTGGCGCAGATTGTGAACAGGCAGAAGCTTGACCCCGCCGATGTGCTCATGGTGGGCGACGCCCCCACAGACAGGGACGCAGCCGAAACCGTGGGTACGCTGTTTTACGGCGTGGGGCCGGAGCTCAAGGGCGGCTCGTTCCCCTGGGGCGAAGACCTCACGGGCCTGAACGCCTGGATAGCCTCCCGCGTCTAG